GGCCGGCTCCATCGCCGCGTGAGCGAGGAACGGTACCTCATATACCGTCTCGACCCTCGTTGCCGCACCGTCGATGGCGGCGCGGGCGTCACCCTGCTTCCGAGCGACCGCACCAGGCGTCTCCGCGGCCGCCGCGAGTGCTTTGACGACGTTAGCGGTGCCGACGTCGCCGTTCGACCCGTCATTCCAGCGGACGGCAAGAGCGGCAAGACCCTGTTTTGCCGCCCACATGTGGTCGGCCACGACCGCGACCGCATCGTCGAGCCGCACCAGCTGGCGCACACCTTTGACGGCCATCGCCTTGCGCTCGTCAAGTCCGGCCACCTTGCCGCCGACCACCGGACTCGCCGCGACCGTCGCGATCTTCATTCCCGGCAATCGCACGTCGATGCCGAACTGCGCGGTGCCGTTCACCTTCGCCGGAGTATCGAGCCGCTTGGCGGAGGTGCCGATCAGCCTGAAGGCTTCAGGCTGCTTCAGCGCGACGTTGTCCGGCACCGGCTGCTTCGCGGCGGCGGCGGCCAACGCGCCGTATTCGATCCGGCGGCCGCTGACGCTGTGGATCACTGCGCCTCGCTCTGCGCGACAAGCCGCGGGGTCGACCCCCCCACCGCTTGGCCGCCGTGGCGACGAGCATCGTTCTCGCAGTCGCGCCGGCCCGTCGCAGCGGTTTATAGAGCGCCCTCACCGAGCTCGAGCCTCCGGTCGCCTGGAAGCCGAAGATCGGGTTGGCGTACAGCTTGTCATCCGGCGGTGCGTGTTCGACCGAGACTTGATCGACCCCGACCTCGAGTTCCTCCGCCAGGAGCATGGGCAAGGCCGTGTACACCCCCTGCCCCATTTCAACCTGCCCGATGATCATGGTGATGCGTCCATCCGTGCCGACGCGAATGAACGCATTCGGCGCGAAAACCGGCGGCGTGGCAGTCGCAGCAACCGCGGGCCCATTGGGTCCCCCGTCGAAGCGCCACCCCAGCAGTAATCCACCGCCTGCCGCGGCACCCACAATCAGAAGCTTCCGGCGAGACACGCGGTCCACGATCAGCCTCCCTTGCCGGCGGTCGACGTTGCCTTCGCGGCGCGCTTGATGGCGGCGCGGATACGGGTGTAGGTCCCGCACCGGCAGATGTTGCCCGCCATGGCCGCGTCGATGTCGGCGTCCGTGGGATGGGAATTACTCGCGAGCAGAGCGGCGGCGGACATAATCTGGCCGGACTGGCAATAGCCGCACTGTACGACCTCGAGATCGAGCCACGCCTGTTGGATTTTCCTGCCACCCGGCGTGGCGCCGATGGCCTCGATCGTGGTGATGTGCTTCCCGCTCACCGCGGCGACGGGCGTCACACACGAACGGATCGGCCGGCCGTCGACGTGGACCGTGCAGGCGCCGCACAGCGCCGCGCCGCAGCCAAACTTCGTCCCGGTCAGACCAATGACGTCTCGCAGTACCCATAGCAAAGGCATGTCCGGCTGCACGTCAATTGATCGCGGTTTGCCGTTGACCCTCAATTTCATCACAAACCACCATCCGCTGCTTCCATCATCTGAGCGAATCTCACATAAGCACGGCCACCCACCGGCCTGATTCGAGTGAAGTTACGTGGCTTGCCGGGCCCGGCGGTCAGCGTCCAGCTCGCCGTCAATGCCTACGCTGTTACTGTCGTGTTCGTTGATTATGACGACGGTGGTGCCCGTCGGGCCCCATGCTTCATGTAGGGCATCCGTTATGCGCTTGATCATAGTTCTCTTTTGATCCTTCGAAAGGCCGGTGGGTCCGTTGACATCCACGACTGGCATACGTGCCCCCCTCCTTTACTTGGCAAGTCTATCTTGTCGGTCTGACTCACGAACATGCTGGCATATGCGTCGTCGGGACGTTACGGCCAAAAGGCCAAAATACAACAGGTACAAAAGGACCGCCACCGAACACGCTGCCACGGCTTCTTCGGCAATGCCGCTATGATGGGGGGCACGTCACAATCGTGGTCAACCCAGCCCAGCACGGTTGGTCGACCGCAGTTTCGTCGTTCGTAGTGGCCATAGCTCAAGAGTTCCTTCGGGAGCCCTAGTCACAACCTTGGTTTGGGGCCGGCACTGACCGCACGAAGCCTCGTCAATGATGCTAGACTGGGCAGAATCTTATTGTGGGTTCCTCTTCTCTTGACAAGCAGGAATTGGGGAATTTGGAAACTACTCGTTGCGTAGAGACAGGGAGTGAGCGCCGAATACCGGCTTCCTACAGCCCTCTCCTTGTGCGGAAGTCCGAAACGCCTGCTCTTGCGCCGGACCGATTGTTCTCGTCGGTCACCGTTGGTATCATTGCCAAGAGCGGTTGTCCTGGCGATCGGTTGTACGCCGATTCGAGCCGACGCCCAGGTTGGTTACCGCACGTCACATCCAAAGGATGACTGTGCCGAAGCGCCGCGGACGTGAGCGAGAGACTCGCAGGAGACCTGCAACCGATCTCGTACCGCGCGCGCCGCAATTTCTAGCTGATCCGGCGCCCCTCATTGGCCGCGACCGAGAACTGGACCTGATTCGGCGATACCTGCTCGACGACGCGATCAGGCTTTTGACGCTCACCGGTCCAGGCGGGATCGGGAAAACGCGTCTGGCGCGTGCGGCCGCCGCGAGCCTCCACACGCACTTTCCCGATGGCGCCTGGTTCGTGGATCTGGTGTCCCTGCGAGATCCCGGCGGTCTCTATTCCGCGATCGTACAGGCGTTGCAGCTCGGCGAGCGGACGACGCAGACGCCGCAGGCACGTATCGTCGAATTCATGGAGGGCCGCCGTCTGCTGTTGGTCCTCGACAACTTCGAGCACCTCCTGCCCGCCGCGACGCTCATTGGCAAACTGCTGGCCACCTGCCCAGGCTTGCATGCGCTGGTGACGAGTCGCGAACCGCTAAACCTCCGCCAAGAGCAACGCCTGCTCATCGAGGGATTGGCGCTGCCTGACCTCACCCGACCGACCGCTGCAGCTGTCGCCCAGGCGCCGTCGGGCGCCCTCTTCCTTGAACGGACCAAGTTGGTCCGGCCCGATTTTGCCGTGACGGCGGCGAGCGCGCCGGCGCTGGCCGAACTGCTGCGCACGCTCGACGGAATTCCCCTGGCCATCGAGGTCGCCGCGGCGCGCAGTAATGTCTTGTCCCCGGCCGGGATGCTGGCGCGGCTGCGGGGGGAGGCCTTGCTCACCACAGCGGAGGCACGCGATGCGCCGGCCCGGCACCACACTCTCAACGACGCCATCGAGTGGAGTTATAAGTTGCTGGACCGGGGCGAGCAGGAAGTGTTTCGTCAGCTTGGCGCGTTCGTGGGCGGATGGACGCTGGATGCCGCCGACGAGGTCGTTCAGCCTCGCGACGCCCGCGAAGCCGTGTGGAAGATCCTCGTGTCGCTCGTGGAGAAGAGCCTGGCGCAGGCCGAAGCGATCGATAGCACCGATCGCCGGTATCGGATGCTGGAACCGATCCGTGAGTACGCGCTGGCCCGGCTGACAGAGAGCGGGGAGCTCGACGCCGTCCGCGGGCGGCACGGGGATTACTACCTGGCGCTGGCGGAGCGGGCGGCGCCGGAGTTGTGGGGAAGCGAGGAACAGTCGTGGGGCCGCCGTCTGGAGCAAGAGCACGAGAATTTCCGGGCGGCGCTGCGGTGGGCCAAGGGCCGAGGAGACAGCGAACGTCTTCTCCGTCTCGCAGGGGCGCTGGCAGATTTCTGGTTCGTCCGCAGTTACCTGCAGGAGGGGCGCCGGTGGCTGGAGGAGGCTCTCGCGCTGAGCCCGGACGCCCCTACGCCCCTCCGCGCAAGGGCGCTTGTGGGCGCGGGCAGGCTCGCGGCATTGCAGGGCGACGGCACGTCGGCTCGGGCGCTCCTGCGGGAGTCGCTGCAGCTCGCGGAGAGCCTCCATGATTCGACCGCGTCGGCCCGTGCGCTCTCCCGTCTCGGCGTCGTCGCCCTGCTCGAGGGGGACGGCCCCGAGGCGCAGGCGCTGGAGGAACGAAGCCTCGCGCTGTACCGAGAGTTCGACGACCTTCGAAGATCCGCGGACGCGACGGACGCGACGCTCAACTTGGCGTGGGCCGTGGTGCTGCTGGGGAATCTAGAGCGTGCCGAGGCTTTCTTCATCGAGGGCCTTGAGCAATCCCGGGTGGTCGGGAGTAAACGCACGGCCGCGTACGCGATGAGCGGCCTGGCCTGGGTCAAACTCAAGGGGCACGACGCCGCTGGAGCCGCCGCCCTGGCTTGCACCGCGATCACCGCGGCGGGGGAGGCTGGTCGGTCGCGCGCTCCGTGGGTTGCCGTGACGATCGCCGCCCTGGTGAGCGCTCACCGTGACGAGCTTCAACACGCTGTTCGGCTGCTGGCCGCGGTCGAGGCCTGGAGCAATTGGACCGCAGACGTCTTCGTCTCTCGGGTCCTCTTGCGAGAGGTCGAAACCTACCCCGAGTTCATCGCCGGCGCGCGCCAGAAGTTGGGGGAGTCCGTCTACGAGGCGGCCGTCACCGAGGGTCGGGCGATGTCGGCGAGAGAGGCGGTAGACATGGCGCGGGCATGTGTTGAGCCTCTCGCCGCGGACGGTCCGGGTGGCGCTGGCCCCGTTGCCCATCCACTGTTAAGCCAGCGTGAACAAGCAGTGCTGCGGCTCATTGCCGACGGCTTGCCCAACAAACAGATCGGGACTGCATTGGGGCTTTCCCCGCGCACGGTGAAAACGTACGTAAACTCGGCGATGAACAAATTGGGGGCGGACAACCGCTCGCACGCTGTCGTCGTGGCGATTCGACGCGGACTGCTGTGAGCATCAATCGCGAAAAACTGACCGATGCGCGGGTCGGGACAAAAAGAGACACATTGTGCTAGCCAAGACTGAGCGGGGAGCAAGGCGAACGGGTGCATGGTTACATCCGAACCACTCGTCTTTTGATCACTCAAACCCATTTTTCGTTGCCCATTTCTACTAAGCTAGCGGGTGGGATACGGACCGGCGGCTACGACATTTGCCTGCACAGTGACAAATGCACCTTAGCCATCGGTTACTCTCTCCGTAACCGGCTGCGTAGAATCGTGATCCGCCAGTGCGTGGCCAGGACCGGGTTTCTTCCGATCAGCGCAATCACTTGAGATCCGACCCCGCCGGTGATAGGGTCCGATCCTCTTGATCCGCAGCACGACGGATCATTCCGGTCTTGATCCCGCTTGTCACGGTTTGATCCGGCCAGTCAGGCTGTCGATCCCGTTTCTTCCCCGTCACGGCGACCACCCTTCTCCAGCGTCTCAATTTCCAGATCTACTGCAGCCAGAAACTCCGCGTGCTCACTCATCAGGCCATCTTCGAGGGCCTCGACCATCAAATGCATCCGAAGTTCACCCTCCGTTGCGTACGTCTTGTAGCAGAAAGGACAACGCCGCATGGTTGAGCCCTCTTTCAGCAGACGGACAACCCTGTCCGTACGGTGCACGACTCACGGGGTCCGCCGGACAACCTCTCACTCAGAGAACGATCTCATCGATGTAGCACCACCGCCAGTCCTCTCCGGGTTCGAAGGATTGGATGAGCGGATGTCGCGTGGCGTGAAAATGCTTGGTTGCGTGGCGGTTCTTCGAGTCATCGCAACAGCCGACATGCCCGCAGGTCAAGCACAATCGGAGATGCACCCAGGTGTCGCCGGTCTGCAGACACTCCTTGCATCCTGTGCCCGAGGGCGAGACTTTGCGGATTTGATTCAGATGTGTGCAGGTCATCGCTATACCAACCTCCATGAGTATCGTCAACTGACGTCGATGCCGGTACTATGTCGATTCCGACACAACCGCGCGTCCGGAGGGCGGCGGTGCTCCCGGGGGCACCCCAGCACTGATGTGGGTGCATCGCCGCCACGATGGGTCCGGGGAGACGACCCGCGCCAGACGCTCGTTCCTAATTGTCCGGATACCGGCGCCGTTGATCGCAGCTCCTCCAAAAAGCAGCACGGCGGCAACCAGCGTCACAAGACGAAAGGCGCCGGTGGACGCGTCGCGAGCGGCGCGCCGGAGATCCTCCGAGCTTCCCGGGGCAGGCGGATTGAGGGGCGCGACCTCGTCGCGCACCGCCGGGGACGCGATGTTCAACCCGGGGACCTGTCCTGATAGCGACGAGTAGAAATGCGCGGTGAGCACAACAAACAGCGCGGCGACGGCGAGTTCGGGGCCAACATCCGAAATCGCGTTGTTGATGGCGGACGCCACCCCTGAGTGCTCGACAGGGACGGAGGCCATCAGCGTCGCAGTGAGCGGCGCGACCGTCACCATGCCCCCAAGTCCAAACACCAGGACGCCGGGAAGTATGTCGGTCACGTACCCGAGGGGCGGCAAGAACGTACCGACCGCCGAGAGGTTGAGACCCCAGGCCGGGCTCGCGGCCGGAATCCGCGCCAACCAGAGGGCGCCGAGGGCCATGAGTGCCGGTCCCGCCGTCATGAACCAACGCGCCCCGTACCGGGCGGCGAGCGCACCGAACCGCGCCGAGAACAGCGCCATAAACAGGATCCCGGGGACGGTGGCGACGCCGGCGGCCGCGGCGGAATATCCGAAGGTCCCCTGCAGCAGTAGCGTTAGATAGTAC
Above is a window of bacterium DNA encoding:
- a CDS encoding (2Fe-2S)-binding protein, translating into MMKLRVNGKPRSIDVQPDMPLLWVLRDVIGLTGTKFGCGAALCGACTVHVDGRPIRSCVTPVAAVSGKHITTIEAIGATPGGRKIQQAWLDLEVVQCGYCQSGQIMSAAALLASNSHPTDADIDAAMAGNICRCGTYTRIRAAIKRAAKATSTAGKGG
- a CDS encoding LuxR C-terminal-related transcriptional regulator, whose product is MVLDNFEHLLPAATLIGKLLATCPGLHALVTSREPLNLRQEQRLLIEGLALPDLTRPTAAAVAQAPSGALFLERTKLVRPDFAVTAASAPALAELLRTLDGIPLAIEVAAARSNVLSPAGMLARLRGEALLTTAEARDAPARHHTLNDAIEWSYKLLDRGEQEVFRQLGAFVGGWTLDAADEVVQPRDAREAVWKILVSLVEKSLAQAEAIDSTDRRYRMLEPIREYALARLTESGELDAVRGRHGDYYLALAERAAPELWGSEEQSWGRRLEQEHENFRAALRWAKGRGDSERLLRLAGALADFWFVRSYLQEGRRWLEEALALSPDAPTPLRARALVGAGRLAALQGDGTSARALLRESLQLAESLHDSTASARALSRLGVVALLEGDGPEAQALEERSLALYREFDDLRRSADATDATLNLAWAVVLLGNLERAEAFFIEGLEQSRVVGSKRTAAYAMSGLAWVKLKGHDAAGAAALACTAITAAGEAGRSRAPWVAVTIAALVSAHRDELQHAVRLLAAVEAWSNWTADVFVSRVLLREVETYPEFIAGARQKLGESVYEAAVTEGRAMSAREAVDMARACVEPLAADGPGGAGPVAHPLLSQREQAVLRLIADGLPNKQIGTALGLSPRTVKTYVNSAMNKLGADNRSHAVVVAIRRGLL
- a CDS encoding UBP-type zinc finger domain-containing protein — protein: MTCTHLNQIRKVSPSGTGCKECLQTGDTWVHLRLCLTCGHVGCCDDSKNRHATKHFHATRHPLIQSFEPGEDWRWCYIDEIVL